One segment of Paenibacillus rhizovicinus DNA contains the following:
- a CDS encoding carbohydrate ABC transporter permease gives MLAGVKESGRDKVFLICNYIYVFLAFIVVFYPLVYMLSASISDPKMVGSGEMWLWPRGITFDGYKRVFENANIWIGYKNTIIYTVLGTAINLAVTLPAAYALSRKDFVGRNLFMGLFMVTMFFGGGLVPTYLLVKKLHLINTMWAIFLPSAASIWNIIVARTFFQSTLPKELQEAAQIDGCTNLRLFMKIILPLSMPIIAVMALFYGVGNWNNYFSAMIYLNDAAKYPLQLVLRQILVLQDMAAQGGGAIDSSTASAMNNKAEIAALVKYAVIIVATVPVIAIYPFLQRYFVQGVMIGSVKG, from the coding sequence ATGCTAGCAGGCGTTAAAGAAAGCGGACGGGACAAAGTATTCTTGATTTGCAATTATATCTACGTATTTCTGGCGTTTATCGTCGTATTTTATCCGCTCGTCTATATGCTCAGCGCATCGATCAGCGATCCTAAGATGGTCGGGTCCGGCGAGATGTGGCTGTGGCCGAGGGGCATTACGTTCGACGGCTACAAAAGGGTCTTCGAGAATGCGAACATTTGGATCGGCTATAAGAACACGATTATCTACACCGTTCTCGGAACGGCGATTAACTTGGCGGTGACACTGCCCGCAGCCTATGCGCTGAGCCGCAAAGATTTCGTCGGCCGCAACCTCTTCATGGGGTTGTTCATGGTCACGATGTTCTTCGGCGGCGGACTTGTACCCACCTACCTGCTGGTGAAGAAGCTTCACCTGATCAACACGATGTGGGCGATCTTCCTGCCGTCGGCGGCATCCATCTGGAACATTATCGTCGCCCGCACCTTCTTCCAGAGCACGCTTCCGAAGGAATTGCAGGAGGCCGCTCAGATCGACGGCTGCACGAACCTGCGGTTGTTCATGAAGATCATCCTGCCGCTGTCGATGCCGATTATCGCGGTCATGGCTTTGTTCTACGGGGTCGGCAACTGGAACAACTACTTCTCGGCGATGATTTATTTGAACGATGCGGCGAAATACCCGCTGCAGCTGGTACTGCGTCAAATTCTCGTGCTGCAGGATATGGCCGCTCAGGGCGGCGGAGCGATCGATTCCTCCACGGCTTCCGCGATGAACAACAAGGCGGAAATCGCCGCGCTCGTCAAATATGCCGTTATCATCGTGGCGACGGTTCCCGTAATTGCGATTTATCCGTTCTTGCAGCGCTATTTCGTTCAGGGTGTTATGATCGGTTCAGTCAAAGGCTGA
- a CDS encoding type 2 periplasmic-binding domain-containing protein encodes MKKIRKASLILLSLTASAVLLQACGSNAEDGSNGAANAGSNANASDGGVKKEGFPIVDKPLTLKLMSQDVGVADWSKMPVMQEMEKLSGIHMEYQNAPVDSFVTKKNLVFASGDLPDIFYAAELTPAEQVTYGTQGVLVPLEKYIDEGYAPNIKKIFDEHPDIRKSFTTPDGHMYALPNIDLSAVWYRGPMWYNGKFLKALNATEPKTTDELYAYLKRVKTEDPNGNGKADEIPLTSVKLDDLRMYFLGFWGIYNEVYYADKDGKVHYTPQEEGYKGYLTFLNKLWKEDLLDHETFSQTDDQKTAKGKNNQVALFNNWFPYFMLGGEPSGDNPLMTPVSSEIPGSPVYGKHPGLSSNGAFAISSSNPNPEASMRWIDYQYGYEGATLFSQGPENTLWKYTNKETHEKEWLPVEGDREEARGKLTPNYGIPSPGMASAELTKGLKSDFDAWLDKENAEKLLPIAKAPFPNVYLTNDQQTEATTLLSDLSTYVTQMEAKFVTGQEPLANWDKYVAQLKKMGSDKIVELYQSAYDTWNASK; translated from the coding sequence ATGAAAAAGATTCGCAAGGCATCATTGATTCTCCTCAGTCTCACGGCATCCGCAGTGCTGCTTCAAGCCTGCGGTTCCAATGCGGAAGACGGTAGCAACGGCGCGGCAAACGCCGGCTCGAACGCGAATGCCAGCGATGGGGGCGTAAAGAAAGAAGGCTTCCCGATCGTGGACAAGCCGCTGACGCTCAAGCTGATGTCGCAGGACGTCGGCGTTGCGGACTGGAGCAAGATGCCGGTCATGCAAGAGATGGAGAAATTGTCCGGCATCCATATGGAATACCAGAATGCGCCGGTGGACAGCTTCGTGACGAAGAAGAACCTCGTGTTCGCGAGCGGCGATCTGCCGGATATCTTCTACGCGGCGGAACTGACGCCTGCCGAGCAAGTAACCTACGGAACGCAAGGCGTGCTCGTGCCGCTGGAGAAGTACATCGATGAGGGCTACGCGCCGAACATCAAGAAAATCTTCGATGAGCATCCGGACATCCGCAAGTCGTTCACGACGCCGGACGGCCATATGTATGCCCTGCCGAACATCGATCTGTCCGCCGTATGGTACCGCGGTCCGATGTGGTACAACGGCAAATTCCTGAAGGCGCTGAACGCGACGGAGCCGAAGACGACCGATGAGCTGTACGCGTACCTGAAACGCGTCAAAACCGAAGATCCGAACGGCAATGGCAAAGCAGACGAAATTCCGCTGACTTCCGTCAAGCTGGACGATCTGCGCATGTACTTCCTCGGCTTCTGGGGCATCTACAACGAGGTGTACTATGCCGACAAGGATGGCAAAGTTCACTACACGCCGCAAGAAGAGGGCTATAAAGGCTATCTGACGTTCTTGAACAAACTGTGGAAAGAGGATCTGCTGGACCACGAGACGTTCTCGCAAACGGACGATCAGAAGACGGCCAAAGGCAAGAACAACCAAGTCGCATTGTTCAACAACTGGTTCCCGTACTTCATGCTGGGCGGCGAGCCAAGCGGCGACAACCCGCTGATGACGCCGGTAAGCAGCGAAATTCCTGGCTCCCCGGTATACGGCAAGCATCCGGGTCTTTCCTCGAATGGCGCTTTCGCCATCTCCAGCTCGAATCCGAATCCGGAAGCGTCGATGCGCTGGATCGATTACCAATACGGCTACGAAGGCGCAACGCTGTTCTCGCAAGGTCCGGAGAACACGCTGTGGAAATACACGAATAAAGAAACGCATGAGAAAGAATGGCTGCCGGTTGAAGGCGACCGCGAAGAAGCACGCGGCAAGCTGACGCCGAACTATGGCATTCCGTCCCCGGGCATGGCTTCGGCCGAGCTGACCAAGGGCCTGAAGAGCGACTTCGACGCATGGCTGGACAAAGAAAACGCCGAGAAGCTCCTTCCGATCGCGAAAGCGCCGTTCCCGAATGTGTACCTGACGAACGACCAACAGACGGAAGCAACGACGCTGCTGTCCGACCTGAGCACGTACGTTACTCAGATGGAAGCCAAATTCGTAACGGGACAAGAGCCGCTTGCGAACTGGGATAAATACGTAGCGCAACTCAAAAAAATGGGCAGCGACAAAATCGTCGAGCTTTACCAAAGCGCGTACGACACTTGGAACGCAAGCAAATAA
- a CDS encoding helix-turn-helix domain-containing protein — MTKNYFKSKLFLKYIWSYMFILLIPLILMTIFIYNNAVSNLRSEIEQSRLNQLTQAKVIVDGRIKELNEIASRISYDNRLTPYRVHDPIYSGEAIQGLDQYKSTSSMIGEIFLYFHKDEKIYSSKGLYNLDVFANVFNFGNWPTDKLFQDLNTVKFPTMRPADTLTKSSNFAESMLAYLIPITPNNPTPHGTVMYLIREAELTSLIDSILGNYQGLTYILDNEGHVLVDNRHGEAMSSTAAKSLIRLEPGIHEQTINGKAHSVVSVKSDNNGWTYVTAMPSAQFFSSVLHVRSFIILLFSIIVLVGAAIALVLARMQYQPISMLVDFAASKSGEQRLQDAAAGRGNELDRIRSALQEYSSRIDLQEPFARNHFLSMLLKYGNVQSLPPELQQAFDLRFDRSNHFVAVIGSSSGSGASNDGHEWRDLVKLLNQIEFPELQAIGYGVELPQLDQLGLIVSFNPEDGQAETFNRVHDIIEAIRSRLQDVMDDIPMIGVGTCYESPDQLNQSFIEACSAYELRSSAEPGAVTYFEKLSDAPNQEDWIPNNTLMKLSQSLKQGNYDIAVQIISSAFLNLHATHVSALLTRCICFDLLNTMLKTASELGIHSVVQDITPAAIYGNSLDELERTFLTLASRICNQVEQNNRKEEQSLMDRIAAYIDERYTDHSLSLESVAFAFSVSPSHVSRSFKEKIGQNFIQYIWQKRLETVILQLRTTSDPLKDIILRVGYQDTPNFTRKFKKETGYTPGQYRKLFSENEQARQLSEIEEE, encoded by the coding sequence TTGACGAAGAACTACTTTAAATCAAAGCTATTCTTGAAATACATCTGGTCCTATATGTTTATCTTGCTAATCCCCTTAATACTGATGACGATCTTCATCTACAACAACGCCGTCAGCAACCTGCGGTCCGAAATCGAGCAATCCCGGCTGAATCAGCTGACGCAGGCCAAGGTCATCGTCGACGGCCGGATCAAGGAACTGAACGAGATCGCGTCCCGCATCTCCTACGATAACCGGCTTACGCCTTACCGCGTTCATGATCCGATCTACAGCGGCGAAGCGATTCAAGGCTTGGATCAGTACAAGTCGACCAGTTCGATGATCGGCGAGATTTTTCTCTATTTTCATAAGGACGAGAAAATCTATTCCAGTAAAGGCCTCTACAATCTAGACGTCTTCGCCAATGTATTCAACTTCGGAAACTGGCCGACGGACAAGCTGTTCCAGGATCTGAATACGGTCAAATTTCCGACGATGCGGCCTGCCGATACGTTGACGAAATCTTCGAATTTCGCCGAGAGCATGCTGGCCTACCTGATTCCGATCACGCCGAACAATCCGACGCCGCATGGCACGGTCATGTATCTGATTCGGGAAGCCGAGCTTACCAGCCTGATCGATTCCATACTCGGAAACTATCAAGGCCTTACTTATATTCTCGATAACGAAGGCCATGTCCTTGTCGATAACCGCCATGGAGAAGCAATGTCCAGCACGGCGGCGAAATCGCTGATCCGTCTTGAGCCCGGCATCCACGAACAGACCATCAACGGCAAGGCGCATTCCGTCGTCTCCGTCAAATCGGACAATAACGGCTGGACGTACGTGACGGCGATGCCGAGCGCGCAATTCTTCAGCAGCGTGCTGCATGTGCGCAGCTTCATCATCCTGCTGTTCAGCATCATCGTTCTTGTCGGAGCGGCCATCGCGCTCGTGCTCGCCAGAATGCAGTACCAGCCTATCTCGATGCTGGTGGACTTCGCCGCTTCCAAGTCGGGCGAGCAACGCCTGCAGGACGCGGCCGCGGGGCGCGGCAACGAGCTTGACCGGATACGTTCCGCGCTGCAAGAATACAGCTCGCGCATCGATCTGCAGGAGCCCTTCGCCCGCAATCATTTCTTGTCGATGCTGCTGAAGTACGGCAATGTCCAAAGCCTGCCGCCCGAGCTGCAGCAAGCGTTCGATCTGCGCTTCGACCGTTCGAACCATTTCGTCGCTGTCATCGGATCGAGCAGCGGCAGCGGTGCATCGAACGACGGGCACGAGTGGCGGGATTTGGTCAAGCTGCTGAATCAGATCGAGTTTCCTGAACTGCAAGCGATCGGATACGGCGTCGAGCTTCCGCAGCTGGATCAGCTGGGACTTATCGTCAGCTTCAATCCGGAAGATGGCCAAGCAGAAACGTTCAACCGCGTCCACGATATCATCGAAGCCATTCGAAGCCGGTTACAGGACGTCATGGACGATATCCCGATGATCGGCGTCGGCACTTGCTACGAGAGCCCGGACCAGCTGAACCAGTCCTTCATCGAGGCCTGTTCGGCCTACGAGCTCCGCTCATCGGCCGAACCCGGTGCCGTCACTTATTTCGAGAAGCTCTCCGATGCGCCGAATCAAGAGGATTGGATTCCGAACAACACCTTGATGAAGCTCTCCCAGAGCTTGAAGCAGGGCAACTACGACATCGCCGTTCAAATTATCAGTTCGGCGTTTCTGAACCTGCATGCGACGCACGTTTCCGCGCTGCTCACGCGCTGCATTTGCTTCGATCTATTGAATACGATGCTGAAAACCGCATCCGAGCTCGGCATCCACAGCGTCGTTCAGGATATAACCCCCGCCGCGATCTACGGGAATTCCCTGGACGAGCTGGAACGCACCTTCCTGACGCTGGCCTCCCGCATCTGCAATCAAGTGGAGCAGAACAACCGGAAGGAAGAACAGTCCTTGATGGATCGCATCGCGGCCTACATCGACGAGCGGTACACGGATCACTCGCTGAGCCTCGAGTCCGTCGCCTTCGCATTCAGCGTCTCGCCATCGCATGTCAGCCGTTCCTTCAAAGAGAAGATCGGACAGAATTTCATTCAGTACATCTGGCAGAAGCGGCTCGAGACGGTCATCCTGCAGCTGCGGACGACAAGCGACCCGCTGAAGGACATCATTCTTCGCGTCGGCTACCAAGATACGCCTAACTTCACTCGCAAGTTCAAAAAAGAAACCGGCTATACGCCGGGACAGTATCGCAAGCTATTCTCGGAGAACGAACAAGCAAGGCAATTGTCCGAAATCGAGGAAGAATAG
- a CDS encoding carbohydrate-binding family 9-like protein translates to MNRGGVPEPNIVYAPERYLCQRAQGPLVLDGRVDKPFWAAAEWTGEFVDIEGDLRPKPAKQTRVKMLWDDEYFYFAAELIEDQIWATLTERDSVIFYDNDFEIFIDPDGDSHNYYEFEINALNTVWDLLLVKPYRDGGPPVNGWDIAGLKTAVHIDGELNNPAAANRKWSLEAAMPWASLRECAAEGRPPAAGEFWRVNFSRVEWQAEVHEGQYRKVINPETGKPFPEDNWVWSPMGIVNMHYPELWGYVVFADGSGAPSAFELPADERIKWDLRRLYYRERNYFEAHGKFTNDAKLLMGEDSWIIEPVIETTSGLFQIKAPSADGQAVICIREDGKLWRE, encoded by the coding sequence ATGAACAGAGGCGGAGTGCCGGAACCAAACATCGTCTACGCGCCCGAACGCTATCTGTGCCAGCGCGCGCAGGGACCGCTCGTGCTGGACGGCCGTGTCGATAAGCCGTTCTGGGCGGCCGCGGAATGGACGGGGGAGTTCGTCGATATCGAGGGCGATCTTCGTCCGAAGCCGGCCAAGCAGACGCGGGTGAAAATGCTGTGGGACGACGAGTATTTCTATTTCGCGGCGGAGCTGATCGAGGATCAGATCTGGGCAACGTTGACGGAGCGCGATTCGGTCATCTTCTACGACAACGACTTCGAGATCTTCATCGATCCCGACGGCGATAGCCATAACTACTACGAGTTCGAGATCAACGCGCTGAATACGGTATGGGACCTGCTGCTGGTCAAGCCTTACCGGGACGGCGGACCGCCGGTGAACGGCTGGGATATCGCAGGCTTGAAGACCGCCGTGCATATCGACGGCGAGCTGAACAACCCTGCCGCGGCCAACCGCAAGTGGAGTCTCGAAGCGGCCATGCCGTGGGCGAGCTTGCGGGAATGCGCGGCGGAGGGACGGCCGCCGGCAGCAGGCGAGTTCTGGCGCGTCAATTTCTCGCGCGTCGAGTGGCAGGCCGAGGTGCACGAGGGACAGTACCGCAAAGTGATCAATCCGGAGACGGGCAAGCCGTTTCCCGAAGATAATTGGGTATGGTCGCCGATGGGCATCGTCAACATGCACTATCCGGAGCTGTGGGGTTATGTCGTATTCGCGGATGGGAGCGGGGCGCCGTCGGCGTTCGAGCTGCCGGCGGACGAGCGGATCAAATGGGACCTGCGCCGCCTCTATTACCGCGAACGCAATTATTTCGAAGCGCATGGCAAATTCACGAACGACGCGAAGCTGCTGATGGGCGAGGATTCGTGGATCATCGAGCCCGTCATCGAGACGACCAGCGGCTTGTTTCAAATTAAAGCGCCGTCCGCGGATGGACAAGCAGTCATTTGCATCCGCGAAGACGGGAAGCTATGGAGGGAATAA